Proteins encoded together in one Triticum dicoccoides isolate Atlit2015 ecotype Zavitan chromosome 7B, WEW_v2.0, whole genome shotgun sequence window:
- the LOC119340565 gene encoding uncharacterized protein LOC119340565, with product MGLLAGDGGSGGLGYNTSCGKTSGLVWNLTSSYADQSNEASMLSATVIMFLLAALFFNLNLFSGLSDTSAILDPKVRVVLSKALSLFLPVMSYLFSEAKNAGGLACAGAAAASELPLRARLILTWMLLVELLGNKVEEIRMQRGDDGWHRGTVERAGRVVWLGSLVFFNLRGAGRKSVLGILWLLCVAKLVQRVTFTLVGKNSLAYGKNARLIISYMHAPHDQSLQQQHGDDADHGDELLKGCRYAVMGEDKLVNKPTPAGYSVRGDITTAETTTTVGKIWRLAETDPLLGSVDQDGRLRRLCLSFALFKLLRRSFEHLPPMSEAETRDCRGLIFFEGGLYSSSKRSNRSNGQGEVEKAALAAAEELFQVMKDETIFLSEYYHSVVPVALASPFFLLANYLLLPAMVLLLCLVIVVLCGNGDVLFAFHSLRSDNYSVSFGVVRMARCLLTRVLSSPSVFFSTIDLSITLLLFLVLVYEQVWEFVVFLFSNWFLVSMLHGYAAKPHWRRSATFSWAIRRMLWVRSKMSHPDITMRQFSALRSCRLGRQLRMVPAVSLTLPTIAVPKEVKHSIAEYLSATSLQEEDDYDPTATRRGLLSNGQLAVAEYGELRRACKTESIAEVILAWHIATCLFEEKFPSPCASPSRDMVVATTLSKYCAYLVAFHPELLPENEESTERVFEIMEEDLRRTVGFWRYHLTAAVAPLLGSGYEQIMRLEEKPNLAQALELAEMSALQRGAILERALEKEAKCAAGVEGMWKVLADLWVQLMVYVAPSGGEEHVMGHAKVLPEGGEFVTVLWALATHIGMRRAAPVAVGSMEHV from the coding sequence ATGGGCTTGCTGGCCGGAGACGGCGGTAGCGGCGGCCTTGGCTACAACACGAGCTGCGGGAAGACCAGCGGCCTGGTGTGGAACCTGACGTCCTCCTATGCGGACCAGAGCAACGAGGCCTCCATGCTGTCCGCCACCGTCATCATGTTCCTCCTCGCCGCGCTCTTCTTCAACCTCAACCTCTTCAGCGGCCTCTCCGACACCAGCGCCATCCTCGACCCCAAGGTCCGCGTCGTGCTCTCCAAGGCGCTCTCCCTCTTCCTCCCCGTCATGTCCTACCTCTTCTCCGAGGCCAAGAACGCCGGCGGCCTCGCGTGCGCCGGCGCCGCCGCGGCGTCCGAGCTCCCGCTGCGGGCCCGGCTGATCCTCACGTGGATGCTCCTCGTGGAGCTCCTCGGCAACAAGGTGGAGGAGATCCGCATGCAGCGGGGGGACGACGGCTGGCACAGGGGCACCGTGGAGCGCGCCGGCCGCGTCGTCTGGCTCGGGAGCCTCGTCTTCTTCAACCTGCGCGGCGCCGGGCGCAAGTCCGTGCTGGGCATCCTCTGGCTCCTCTGCGTGGCCAAGCTGGTGCAGAGGGTCACCTTCACCTTGGTGGGGAAGAACTCTCTCGCCTACGGGAAGAACGCACGCCTCATCATCTCCTACATGCATGCGCCTCATGACCAGTCGCTGCAGCAGCAGCATGGAGACGAcgccgaccacggcgacgagctctTGAAGGGGTGTCGGTACGCGGTGATGGGAGAAGACAAGCTGGTGAATAAGCCAACCCCGGCTGGCTACAGCGTCAGAGGTGACATCACCACCGCCGAGACGACGACGACCGTCGGGAAAATCTGGCGACTTGCAGAGACCGACCCCCTCCTTGGCTCCGTCGACCAAGATGGGCGGCTGCGGAGGCTCTGCCTCTCCTTCGCGCTCTTCAAACTCCTTCGCCGGAGTTTCGAGCACCTGCCGCCGATGAGCGAGGCCGAGACCCGCGACTGCCGGGGCCTCATCTTCTTCGAAGGAGGCTTGTACAGCAGCAGCAAGAGGAGCAACCGGAGCAATGGCCAAGGAGAAGTCGAGAAGGCAGCATTAGCAGCAGCAGAGGAGTTGTTCCAGGTGATGAAGGACGAGACCATCTTCCTGAGCGAGTACTACCACTCCGTCGTCCCCGTGGCCTTGGCGAGCCCCTTCTTCCTGCTCGCAAACTACCTGCTCCTCCCGGCCATGGTGCTGCTCCTGTGCCTCGTCATCGTCGTCCTCTGCGGCAACGGCGACGTGCTCTTCGCTTTCCACAGCCTGAGGAGCGACAACTACAGCGTCTCGTTCGGGGTGGTCAGGATGGCGAGGTGCCTCTTGACGAGAGTCCTCAGTTCCCCGTCGGTCTtcttctccaccatcgacctctccATCACCTTGCTCCTCTTCCTCGTGCTGGTGTACGAGCAGGTGTGGGAGTTTGTGGTCTTCCTCTTCTCCAACTGGTTCCTCGTGTCCATGCTCCACGGGTACGCCGCCAAGCCCCACTGGCGCCGGAGCGCCACCTTCAGCTGGGCCATCCGCCGCATGCTCTGGGTGCGGAGCAAGATGAGCCACCCGGACATCACCATGAGGCAGTTCTCCGCGCTGAGGTCCTGCCGTCTCGGCCGCCAACTGAGGATGGTGCCGGCCGTCTCGCTGACGCTGCCGACCATCGCCGTGCCAAAGGAGGTGAAGCATTCCATCGCCGAGTACTTATCAGCGACGTCGCTGCAGGAGGAGGACGACTACGACCCCACCGCCACTCGTCGTGGTCTTCTCAGCAACGGCCAGCTCGCGGTCGCCGAGTACGGGGAGCTCCGGCGTGCGTGCAAGACCGAGAGCATCGCCGAGGTGATCCTCGCGTGGCACATCGCCACCTGCCTCTTCGAGGAGAAATTTCCGTCACCGTGCGCCTCGCCCTCGCGTGACATGGTTGTGGCGACGACGCTGTCCAAGTACTGCGCCTACCTGGTAGCCTTCCACCCGGAGCTACTGCCGGAAAACGAGGAGAGCACAGAGCGCGTCTTCGAGAtcatggaggaagatctgaggcgtACGGTCGGCTTCTGGCGCTACCACCTCACGGCGGCGGTGGCGCCGCTGCTGGGCTCCGGGTACGAGCAGATCATGCGCCTGGAGGAGAAGCCGAACCTGGCCCAGGCGCTGGAGTTGGCGGAGATGTCGGCGCTGCAGAGGGGGGCCATCCTGGAGCGCGCGCTGGAGAAGGAAGCCAAGTGCGCCGCCGGCGTGGAGGGGATGTGGAAGGTGCTGGCTGATCTGTGGGTGCAGCTCATGGTGTACGTGGCACCGTCGGGGGGCGAGGAGCACGTCATGGGGCACGCCAAGGTGCTGCCGGAGGGCGGCGAGTTCGTCACCGTGCTCTGGGCGCTGGCCACGCACATCGGCATGCGCCGCGCGGCGCCGGTGGCTGTCGGTAGCATGGAACATGTTTAG